The Mesorhizobium sp. NBSH29 genome has a segment encoding these proteins:
- a CDS encoding carbohydrate ABC transporter permease, whose protein sequence is MAEIFPAGTGAQDISGPSGPRPRKILSRRNIFLYGTLIVVALYYLLPLYVMVVTSLKGMPEIRLGNIFAPPMEITFEPWVKAWATACTGLNCDGLSRGFWNSVRITVPSVVLSIAVASVNGYALANWRFKGADLFFTILIVGAFIPYQVMIYPLVIVLREIGLYGSLWGLVIVHSIFGMPILTLLFRNYFASVPEELFKAARVDGAGFWGIYFKIMLPMALPIFVVAIILQVTGIWNDFLFGVIYTKPDSYPMTVQLNNIVNSMQGVKEYNVNMAATILTGLVPLIVYFASGRLFVRGIAAGAVKG, encoded by the coding sequence GTGGCTGAAATTTTTCCCGCCGGGACTGGCGCCCAAGACATTTCGGGCCCAAGCGGTCCGCGCCCGCGCAAGATCTTGTCGCGCCGCAACATCTTTCTCTACGGCACACTGATCGTCGTAGCGCTGTATTATCTTCTTCCCCTCTACGTGATGGTCGTAACATCGCTCAAGGGCATGCCGGAGATCCGCCTCGGCAACATCTTTGCACCACCGATGGAAATCACCTTCGAGCCGTGGGTAAAAGCCTGGGCCACCGCCTGCACGGGGCTGAATTGCGATGGCCTCAGCCGCGGGTTCTGGAACTCCGTCCGCATCACCGTGCCTTCCGTGGTCCTCTCCATTGCCGTCGCATCGGTGAATGGCTACGCGCTGGCCAACTGGCGGTTCAAGGGCGCGGACCTGTTCTTCACCATTTTGATCGTCGGTGCCTTTATCCCCTATCAGGTGATGATTTACCCGCTCGTCATCGTTCTGCGCGAGATCGGGCTCTACGGTTCGCTGTGGGGGCTGGTGATCGTGCATTCGATCTTCGGCATGCCGATCCTGACATTGCTGTTCCGCAACTATTTTGCCTCAGTCCCTGAGGAGTTGTTCAAGGCAGCCCGCGTCGATGGCGCCGGCTTCTGGGGCATCTATTTCAAGATTATGCTGCCGATGGCGCTGCCGATCTTCGTTGTTGCGATCATCCTGCAGGTCACCGGCATCTGGAACGATTTCCTGTTTGGGGTGATCTACACCAAGCCGGATTCCTATCCGATGACCGTGCAGCTCAATAACATCGTCAACTCCATGCAGGGCGTGAAGGAGTATAATGTGAACATGGCCGCGACCATCCTCACCGGCCTGGTGCCGCTGATCGTCTATTTTGCATCCGGCAGGCTATTTGTCCGCGGTATCGCCGCCGGCGCAGTAAAAGGCTGA
- a CDS encoding carbohydrate ABC transporter permease, with product MSSSVSKRPPQLLRNMSAKIASIPMILTALVIFVGGTGWTVLYSFTNSKLLPRLNFVGLDQYERLWAAPRWTIAIENLAIYGVLSLFFSLVVGFLLATLLDQKIRFEDTFRTIFLYPFALSFIVTGLIWQWLLNPDFGIQSVIRAMGWTSFDFDPLYNPNIVIYGILIAGLWQGTGLIMCLMLAGLRGIDEDIWKAARVDGIPTWKTYLFIVIPMMRPVFITTLVIIASGIVRVYDLVVAQTSGGPGIASEVPAKYVYDYMFLAQNLGQGFAASTMMLLTVAIIIVPWAYFEFGRGKRG from the coding sequence ATGTCATCTTCTGTGAGCAAACGTCCCCCGCAGCTTTTGCGCAATATGAGCGCCAAGATAGCCTCGATCCCGATGATCCTGACGGCGCTCGTCATCTTCGTCGGCGGCACCGGCTGGACGGTTTTGTACTCCTTCACCAACAGCAAGCTTCTGCCGCGGCTGAACTTCGTTGGCCTTGACCAGTATGAGCGCCTGTGGGCGGCTCCGCGCTGGACCATCGCCATCGAAAACCTCGCCATCTATGGAGTCTTGTCCCTGTTTTTCTCGCTTGTCGTCGGCTTCCTTCTGGCGACATTGCTCGACCAGAAAATCCGCTTTGAAGATACGTTTCGAACGATCTTCCTTTACCCTTTCGCACTCTCATTCATCGTCACGGGACTTATCTGGCAGTGGCTGCTCAATCCCGATTTCGGGATCCAGAGCGTCATCCGCGCGATGGGCTGGACAAGCTTTGATTTCGATCCGCTCTACAATCCCAACATTGTCATTTACGGCATCCTGATCGCCGGCCTGTGGCAGGGCACCGGGTTGATCATGTGCCTGATGCTGGCCGGCCTGCGCGGGATCGACGAAGACATCTGGAAGGCTGCCCGCGTCGACGGCATTCCGACTTGGAAAACCTATCTTTTCATTGTCATCCCCATGATGCGCCCGGTGTTCATCACCACTTTGGTCATCATCGCCAGCGGCATCGTGCGTGTTTACGATCTTGTCGTTGCGCAGACCAGCGGCGGCCCCGGCATCGCGTCGGAAGTGCCGGCCAAATATGTCTACGACTACATGTTCCTCGCCCAGAATCTGGGCCAGGGCTTTGCCGCATCCACCATGATGTTGCTCACCGTGGCAATCATCATCGTGCCGTGGGCCTATTTCGAATTCGGGAGGGGCAAACGTGGCTGA
- a CDS encoding ABC transporter substrate-binding protein produces MKAFKAMIAAATVLATGSAYATDLEVTHWWTSGGEAAAVAEFAKAFDATGNKWVDGAIAGSGGTARPIMISRITGGDPMGATQFNHGRQAEELVQAGLMRDLTDLATKEGWKDIIKPSSLLDSCTLDGKIYCVPVNIHSQQWLWLSNAAFEKAGVAVPKNWDEYVATAPALEKAGIIPLAIGQQPWQTTLAFQVILVALAGPDAYKTVFGDHDATFAAGPEMTKVFDAADKARAMSAKSNAQEWNQATGMVISGQAAGQIMGDWAQGEFQVAGQVAGKDYTCLPGLGVNEVIQTGGDAFYFPLLKDAEKSKAQEALASAMISKETQVAFNLKKGSLPVRGDVDLNAANDCMKKGLDILAKGAIIQAPDQLMSADSLNQVNDLFVEFFKNPALTPADAQKRFVDLVAAAD; encoded by the coding sequence ATGAAAGCATTCAAAGCTATGATTGCGGCTGCGACCGTGCTTGCCACGGGCAGCGCCTACGCAACCGATCTTGAAGTCACGCACTGGTGGACATCGGGCGGCGAAGCGGCAGCCGTCGCCGAATTCGCCAAGGCATTTGACGCCACCGGCAACAAATGGGTTGACGGCGCCATCGCCGGTTCGGGCGGCACCGCCCGCCCTATCATGATCAGCCGCATCACTGGCGGAGACCCTATGGGTGCCACACAATTCAACCATGGCCGCCAGGCCGAAGAGTTGGTCCAGGCCGGCCTGATGCGCGACCTGACTGACCTTGCTACCAAGGAAGGCTGGAAGGACATTATCAAGCCGTCTAGCCTGCTCGACAGCTGCACGTTGGACGGAAAAATCTACTGCGTGCCGGTCAATATTCATTCCCAGCAATGGCTGTGGCTCAGTAATGCCGCGTTTGAAAAGGCCGGCGTTGCCGTCCCGAAGAATTGGGATGAATATGTTGCCACCGCACCAGCGCTGGAAAAGGCCGGCATCATTCCGCTGGCAATCGGACAGCAGCCTTGGCAGACCACGCTTGCCTTCCAGGTGATCTTGGTCGCGCTTGCCGGACCAGACGCCTACAAAACCGTATTCGGCGACCATGATGCGACATTTGCTGCCGGTCCTGAAATGACAAAAGTGTTCGATGCTGCTGACAAGGCGCGGGCCATGTCAGCCAAGTCGAACGCGCAGGAGTGGAACCAGGCCACAGGAATGGTCATCAGCGGCCAGGCCGCCGGCCAGATCATGGGCGACTGGGCGCAGGGTGAGTTCCAGGTTGCCGGTCAGGTTGCCGGCAAGGACTACACCTGCCTTCCAGGACTCGGCGTCAACGAAGTGATCCAGACTGGTGGCGACGCATTCTACTTCCCCCTGCTCAAGGATGCGGAAAAGTCGAAGGCACAGGAAGCTTTGGCTTCCGCGATGATATCGAAGGAAACCCAGGTCGCCTTCAACCTGAAGAAGGGTTCGCTGCCGGTACGCGGCGATGTCGATCTCAATGCGGCCAATGACTGCATGAAAAAAGGTCTCGACATCCTTGCCAAGGGCGCCATCATTCAGGCGCCCGACCAGCTGATGTCGGCGGATTCGCTGAACCAGGTGAACGATCTGTTCGTCGAGTTCTTCAAGAACCCTGCCCTTACGCCAGCTGATGCGCAGAAGCGCTTCGTCGACCTCGTCGCCGCAGCAGACTGA